The window GAGCCGCCCTACAAGAGTGAGATAGCTGTTGGTTTGTCTGGCGCGTTTGTCCTTTTTTTAGGCTTTATTTTTGTTGGCCAATATCTCCGGATTAAGGCCATCGATAATTCTCTGCAAGGGTGGCTGTCGAAAGCAGTTCAATTCCTCTCTGAGTTCAGCAAGACCTATAGTGATTTCAGCCGTCAGAAAAAGAAGATTTTTTGGTCGATTTCCTGGGGAGTCCCTTTTCATTTTTTGTGTGCGGCGGTCAACTATGTCGTTTTTGCCGGGTTGGGTTTTGAGGTGAGTTTTCTGGATTTTTGTTGGATAAATGCCGTTATGGCCATGGTGCTTTTTTTCCCGGTCACGGTTGGCGGCTTTGGCTTGCGAGAAGGGGGGATGGTTCTGCTGCTAGGCCTTGTAGGTCTTGATGCCAATAGCGCTATCGCTGGAGTGTTGGTTGTCTTCTCGATTCAGATCATTGGGGCGGTGATTGGGTTTTTAATTGATTATTCATCTGTTAAGCACTATTCAGCAAGAGAGTTTTTATGAGATTTTTGGGCATTTTTTTGGTTTTATTTACAGTTGGGGTTCTTGTTCCTGCTCCAAATACACAGGCAAGTTCTGTGCTGCGAGGAGAAACGCTTGTCCTTATGCATGGGGGGAGTCAAGGCCAGTGGACAGATGTCGGGATCGCAAATCCCTATGCCGCAGGATTTTCTCATCAACAGGGCAATGCCGCGTGGCTAGAGCCGCTTTTTTATTATTCCGCTTTTTCTGGGAAAACTATTCCATGGCTTGCGGAATCGTATCACTATAATAAAGATTTTACTGAGCTTACGGTTAAGGTCAGACATAATGTGTATTGGAGTGACGGTCATCCTTTTACGGCCAAAGATGTTGCTTTTACCTTTACTATGCTTAAAAAGCATGCCCCATTATTGAGGAATTCTGCTGAAATTCGCGAGTGGGTAAAGTCGATTGACGTGCTCGATGATGTTACGCTCAAGTTTGTCTTTGTCTCCCCAAAGCCTCAATTTCATTTTTCTCACTTGAGCTTTAAATTTGATTCCGGGGTCTATGTAGTCCCAGAGCATATTTTCAAAACTGTTGATGATCCTTTGTCATTCTCGTTCTATGATCTCCAGAAAGGGTGGCCTGTGGTGACCGGTGGTTATCAGATCACTGAGTGGTCTCCTCAGAAAAAAGTGTTGGATTATCAAGAAAACTGGTGGGCTGTTAAATCAGGGCTGGCCAAGAAACCAAAGGTCAAAAGACTTCTGTTTATTCCTTTTTCTGATGAAAGCCGTGCTGTCCAAATGATGATCAATAATCAGATTGATATGTCAATTGATTTACGGCCAACAACCATAAAGCAGGCGGTTGCTCAGAATAAAAATATCATTACCCACACCCTGAGAGAATCTCCTTATGGGTATGTTGATTGGTGGCCTGTTTCACTTTGGTTCAACTGTTCGGAATCCCCTTTTGATAATAAGAATGTCCGTTGGGCAGTAAGTTATGCCATTGACAGGAGGCAACTTATTGATGTCGCTTATGAGGGGGCAGGGATCCCAACTGAATTGCCTTTTCCTGATTTTTCGGAACTCAAACCTTTTGTTGACTCTACTCACGATCTTTTGAAAAAATATCCGACGAATGAATTCAACAGCGACAAATCAGCGGCGCTGATGAGACAAGAAGGTTACGTGAAAGATCAAAAAGGGTTCTGGGCAAAAGATGGCAATCGAATCAAAATGACAATTCATGGATTTTCTATTTTTGACGATTTTGCGCCAGTACTAGCAGAGCAGTTGCGAAAGTCTGGGTTTGAGGCAACATATACCGCGCCTGCTGATTCTTATGCAAAAATTACCACAGGAGTGGCTAGGGTCATGATTTTTGGACATGGTGGCAGTATCTCCGGTCCTCATGCAACTCTTGATTTTTTTACCTCTAAGCATGCCCTGCCCAATGGTCAGCCCACTCAATTTTTTTCCCGATGGAAAAATAGTGAGTTTGATGCAGTTGTTAACGAGATGGGCATGCTGCCGGAAAGAGAGGCTAGGGTAAAGGATCTGTATCGTCAGGCGATGGCAATCTGGTTGGATGAG of the Desulfobulbaceae bacterium genome contains:
- a CDS encoding ABC transporter substrate-binding protein; translated protein: MRFLGIFLVLFTVGVLVPAPNTQASSVLRGETLVLMHGGSQGQWTDVGIANPYAAGFSHQQGNAAWLEPLFYYSAFSGKTIPWLAESYHYNKDFTELTVKVRHNVYWSDGHPFTAKDVAFTFTMLKKHAPLLRNSAEIREWVKSIDVLDDVTLKFVFVSPKPQFHFSHLSFKFDSGVYVVPEHIFKTVDDPLSFSFYDLQKGWPVVTGGYQITEWSPQKKVLDYQENWWAVKSGLAKKPKVKRLLFIPFSDESRAVQMMINNQIDMSIDLRPTTIKQAVAQNKNIITHTLRESPYGYVDWWPVSLWFNCSESPFDNKNVRWAVSYAIDRRQLIDVAYEGAGIPTELPFPDFSELKPFVDSTHDLLKKYPTNEFNSDKSAALMRQEGYVKDQKGFWAKDGNRIKMTIHGFSIFDDFAPVLAEQLRKSGFEATYTAPADSYAKITTGVARVMIFGHGGSISGPHATLDFFTSKHALPNGQPTQFFSRWKNSEFDAVVNEMGMLPEREARVKDLYRQAMAIWLDELPNVPLMQWMHRIPMNTTYWKGYPTVNNSYINGAFWHLTLPLILQELQPVQEGS